A single region of the Kwoniella botswanensis chromosome 1, complete sequence genome encodes:
- a CDS encoding 6-phosphogluconolactonase translates to MPQSSAPPVLYSFDDTNHLQSSLANFILKAQTDAIQHRGVFTIALSGGSLPNNLKPLVDIKEIQWDKWQVFFADERIVPLDHPESNYAACSKAFLDLVPIKKEQIHKLNTELFREQTRIDPTAEIKKEEEDEAENEAVEIADDYEKQLVNTFAGANAARYPTFDLILLGMGPDGHTCSLFPGHELLSENDRWVAEIQDSPKPPKRRITFTYQVLNHAFRCAFVASGEGKQDMLSNILDRPEEGLPCSRVRPTSPGLVFWFVDHAASGKVQYPKTEYKWIQKATDDDLITTERKRLKEEMDAAVEAADH, encoded by the exons ATGCCTCAATCATCCGCTCCACCCGTCCTGTACTCATTCGACGATACCAACCACCTCCAATCATCTTTAGCGAATTTCATCCTCAAGGCTCAGACCGATGCGATCCAACATCGAGGTGTATTCACTATCGCCTTATCAGGTGGTTCTCTACCAAACAACCTCAAACCTTTAGTTGATATAAAGGAAATTCAATGGGATAAATGGCAAGTGTTCTTCGCAGACGAACGAATCGTTCCTTTAGATCACCCCGAATCAAATTATGCTGCCTGCTCGAAAGCTTTCTTGGACCTGGTACCAATAAAGAAAGAACAGATCCATAAGCTCAACACCGAGTTGTTCAGGGAACAAACGAGGATTGACCCCACGGCAGAAAtcaaaaaggaagaagaggatgaagctgagaacGAAGCTGTAGAAATTGCAGATGATTATGAAAAACAACTTGTCAACACATTCGCTGGAGCGAATGCTGCCCGATATCCAACATTCGATCTGATCTTATTGGGAATGGGCCCAGATGGTCACACATGTAGTTTGTTCCCTGGACATGAGCTTTTGTCGGAGAATGATAGATGGGTGGCGGAAATTCAAGATAGTCCGAAACCACCCAAGAGGAGGATTACTTTTAC CTATCAAGTCCTCAACCACGCTTTCAGATGCGCCTTCGTAGCTTCAGGAGAAGGTAAACAAGATATGTTGTCTAATATCTTGGATAGACCTGAAGAGGGACTACCATGTTCGAGGGTTAGACCTACCTC CCCCGGTCTCGTATTCTGGTTCGTAGACCACGCAGCTTCAGGAAAAGTACAATACCCTAAAACCGAATATAAATGGATCCAAAAAGCTACTGATGACGATCTGATCACTAccgagaggaagaggctgaaggaggagatggacGCTGCGGTCGAAGCGGCTGATCATTAG
- a CDS encoding ribosomal protein S6, translating to MPLYELFCIAVHNPTSSVNLRSVINSLSNQIHSTGGVVRDMKKLGINLTLPQRMRRMRQYHERGDHFTMTFDTSPIVLKRLDETLRRDPSIIRWTLLKKATKVKDLNKPLNSSIESHGIEPRQVEM from the exons ATGCCATTATACGAGTTATTCTGCATAGCAGTACACAACCCCACTTCCTCG GTCAACTTGCGATCGGTCATCAACTCTTTATCTAATCAGATACATTCAACCGGAGGAGTAGTAAGGGATATGAAAAAACTGGGTATTAATCTGACTTTACCTCAgaggatgaggcggatgagGCAGTATCATGAAAGGGGAGA CCACTTTACAATGACATTTGATACTTCCCCTATCGTACTTAAGAGATTGGACGAAACTCTTCGAAGGGATCCTTCGATCATCCGATGGACGTTATTGAAGAAAGCCACCAAAGT GAAAGATCTCAATAAACCTTTAAATTCATCTATCGAATCGCATGGTATCGAACCGAGACAAGTGGAGATGTAA
- a CDS encoding TIGR01456 family HAD hydrolase, whose protein sequence is MLRSTWSVRSLVTAGQISCTRSLHSKSTPFPNKLAFAFDIDGVLKQGHHNVLPQAKRVLKLLSGEDGRLPKPIPFLLITNGGGVPDEERRAALSSELGIRLTENQLVQSHTPIKEYVDKYRDKPVLVLGGKGESCRRVAESYGLKHSYIPQDIIAWKPSIWDRTELTDEERGFARPKDFSQIPFSAALMFHDSHDWGRDITLILDLMSSHRGIFGTRREGHDRADVKGDVELVFSNADVEWRSDWPIPRLGQGAFRLSLESIYKSTTGLELPYKQFGKPFKATYDFSELMLRRYLKEVGRDPEGELNVYMVGDNPLSDIDGANRHGWSSILVRTGVFHDTHGEVPSHKPTIIADDVEKGVEWAIQEELRRGNL, encoded by the exons ATGCTCAGGTCCACCTGGAGTGTACGTAGTCTGGTGACTGCCGGCCAGATATCCTGTACGAGATCGCTGCATT CTAAATCAACACCGTTTCCTAACAAATTGGCATTCGCATTCGACATT GACGGGGTGTTGAAACAAGGTCATCATAATGTTTTACCCCAGGCTAAGAGGGTATTGAAGTTATtatcaggtgaagatggtagattgcCCAA aCCAATACCCTTTCTGCTGATTACGAACGGAGGAGGTGTACCAGACGAAGAGAGACGAGCGGCCCTGTCCTCTGAGCTAGGTATACGA CTCACTGAAAACCAGCTGGTCCAGAGTCATACACCGATTAAAGAATATGTCGATAAATATAGGGATAAACCTGTTTTGGTAttaggtgggaaaggagagagCTGTAGGAGAGTTGCTGAATC ATACGGATTGAAACACTCTTACATCCCTCAGGATATCATAGCTTGGAAACCTTCTATATGGGATAGGACCGAATTgacagatgaagaaaggGGATTTGCCAGA CCAAAAGACTTCTCCCAAATACCATTCTCGGCCGCTCTGATGTTCCACGATTCGCACGATTGGGGAAGGGACATAACCCTCATATTGGATTTGATGTCTTCCCATCGGGGGATATTCGGTACGAGAAGAGAAGGTCATGATAGGGCGGACGTAAAGGGAGATGTAGAGTTGGTATTTAGTAACGCCGATGTTGAATGGAGATC TGATTGGCCAATACCGAGATTGGGTCAAGGTGCATTTAGATTATCACTTGAAAGTATATACAAG TCTACAACAGGGTTGGAACTACCTTATAAACAATTTGGAAAACCTTTCAAAGCGACGTACGATTTTTCGGAATTGATGTTACGTAGATACCTGAAGGAGGTAGGGAGGGATCCAGAGGGAGAGTTGAACGT CTATATGGTAGGCGACAATCCCCTCTCCGATATTGATGGGGCCAATCGACATGGCTGGTCTTCCATCTTAGTGAGGACAGGTGTATTCCACGATACTCACGGGGAAGTACCGAGTCATAAACCTACGattatagctgatgatgtggaGAAGGGTGTGGAATGGGCTATCCAGGAGGAATTGAGGAGGGGGAATTTATAG
- a CDS encoding cytoplasmic tRNA 2-thiolation protein 1: protein MPSTPCSLCHTARALVKRPKTGQQVCKDCFFEVFETEVHNTITEGKGIFERGEKVAIGASGGKDSTVLAHVLSVLNKRYDYGLDLFLLSIDEGITGYRDDSLETVKQNQIEYGLPLKILSYNELYGWTMDKIVEQVGRRNNCTFCGVFRRQALDRGAAQLGVDHIVTGHNADDIAETVLMNIMRGDIARLGRCTAVTTQSEDTIKRSKPFKYAYEKEIVMYAYFKKLTYFSTECIYSPDAYRGHARVFLKDLEAIRPSAIVDIIHSGESFQLEQSVQKGMKAMQTCLRCGYISSNDLCKACALLEGLEAGLDRSALRQTQANSSTAPVGHRTIPMFERYSNIGVAQPTEGIENAVQTIEIT from the exons ATGCCCTCCACACCTTGTTCACTATGTCACACTGCAAGGGCATTAGTGAAAAGGCCTAAAACAGGTCAACAAGTTTGTAAAGATTGTTTCTTCGAGGTGTTCGAGACGGAAGTTCATAATACCATCACGGAGGGGAAAGGGATATTCGAAAGGGGTGAGAAGGTAGCTATAGGTGCAAGCGGTGGGAAGG ATTCGACGGTCTTGGCACACGTTTTATCTGTATTGAATAAGCGATACGATTACGGGCTGGACCTATTTCTACTCTCTATCGATGAGGGTATTACTGGATATAGGGACGATTCGCTGGAG ACCGTCAAGCAGAATCAGATAGAATATGGTCTACCCCTGAAAATTCTCTCGTACAACGAGTTATACGGATGGACTATGGATAAAATCGTCGAACAAGTAGGCAGACGTAATAATT GCACATTCTGCGGTGTATTCAGAAGACAGGCGCTAGATAGAGGAGCAGCGCAACTTGGAGTAGACCACATCGTCACAGGACACAACGCGGATGATATTGCTGAAACCGTGTTGATGAACA TTATGAGGGGAGATATCGCTCGTCTTGGACGATGTACCGCTGTTACTACTCAATCTGAAGATACGATCAAGAGGAGTAAACCTTTTAAATACGCTTACGAGAAGGAGATCGTCAT GTACGCATACTTCAAGAAGCTCACTTATTTCTCTACTGAGTGTATCTATTCTCCTGATG CCTACCGAGGACACGCTCGAGTATTCTTGAAAGATCTCGAAGCGATTCGACCAAGTGCTATAGTAGATATCATACATTCTGGAGAATCATTCCAGCTAGAACAAAGTGTGCAGAAGGGAATGAAGGCGATGC AAACATGCTTGAGATGCGGATATATCTCGTCGAACGATCTTTGT AAAGCATGCGCTTTGTTGGAAGGTTTGGAAGCAGGATTGGACAGATCCGCTTTA CGTCAAACACAAGCCAACTCTTCGACCGCTCCCGTCGGTCACCGTACCATCCCGATGTTCGAGCGATACAGTAACATTGGTGTGGCTCAGCCTACCGAGGGAATCGAAAACGCCGTTCAAACTATCGAGATCACATAG